The Catharus ustulatus isolate bCatUst1 chromosome 28, bCatUst1.pri.v2, whole genome shotgun sequence DNA window CTGTAGATCTGTGCCTCcagataaataaatttttcactCTGTCTACTCTTTAAAATGCTTGTGCTCCCTGGTGACACAACATCTCTGTCAGCCAAAACtttcctgggaaaggctggTGTGGGATCATGCAGCCTGGGGGAAGTGGCTTTGCTGTTCCACTCTCACACCACACGACTTCCCCTGGGGAACCAAAGGttctttttttgctgcaaaatgctgaatttcagcTGTGGCTCCTTGGCTGAGCTGCCACTTTGGAGCTGTGCCacccatgcagaaattccttgGTGCACCATCAAACCCACTGAAactgggatggagagcagggggatactgggatggagagcagggatactgggatggagaacaggaggatactgggatggagaacagggggatactgggatggagaatagggggatactgggatggagagcagggggatactgggatggagagcagggatactgggatggagaaCAGGGATACTGGAATGGAGAGCAGGGATACTGGAATGGAgagcagggggacactgggatggagaacagggggatactgggatggagaacagggatactgggatggagaacagggatactgggatggagagcagggggacactgggatggagaatagggggatactgggatggagaacagggggatactgggatggagaacagggatactgggatggagaacagggatactgggatggagaacagggggacacagggatggagaatagggggatactgggatggagagcagggggatactgggatggagagcagggatactgggatggagaaCAGGGATACTGGAATGGAGAGCAGGGATACTGGAATGGAgagcagggggacactgggatggagaacagggggatactgggatggagaacagggatactgggatggagaacagggatactgggatggagagcagggggatactgggatggagaacagggatactgggatggagagcagggggacactgggatggagagcagggggatactgggatggagaacagggggatactgggatggagaacagggatactgggatggagagcagggggatactgggatggagaacagggatactgggatggagaacagggggatactgggatggagaacagggatactgggatggagaacagggggatactgggatggagaatagggatactgggatggagaacagggggacactgggatggagaacagggggacactgggatggagaacagggggatactgggatggagagcagggggatactgggatggagagcagggggatactgggatggagagcagggggatactgggatggagaacagggggatactgggatggagaacagggatactgggatggagagcagggggatactgggatggagagcagggggatactgggatggagaacagggatactgggatggagagcagggatactgggatggagaatagggatactgggatggagaacagggggacactgggatggagaacagggggatactgggatggagagcagggggaTGCTGCAATGGAGAGCAGGGGGATGCTGCAATGGAGAGCAGGAACTGCTCTGGTGTTTCAAGGAAAGAGGAAGGGTGAAAATGGGGTTTCACACGGCCGGGGGTTGCACCAGAGGCAGATCCGTGGCTGGTGTGTGTTTCAGAAGGAagcagctgcccctgctgtgcctggcaggtTCAGgggccctggcagccccaggggaaGGCACAGCCACGtcactcagtgctgctgcctcactgGGACAGGGTCCAggatgcagcagggacagctctgatccccaaaaacaaagcaggagggagcacaggTGCGTGCCAggagtctctgtgtcccagacTGGTCATTGTGACTGGTCAGGCCAGTCCCTCACGCTGgcctgagcccagcctgtccctgtgaggtgctgctgaggctgccccaTCGCTGCTCTGGTGCAGATGTGtctgcagctgctttcctctccctgttccACATCCCAGTTCGTGTTCCGCTTTCTCTCGCGTGTGAGAGTAACCATAGATAGACTCAGCCTGAGAGAAGGAACCAGAGCCCTGAGATGATTTAGCAACGGGTTCAGATGTGAATCAGTCGCTGAAGAACCCTTCGTGCAAGACAGGCTGACTTCTCCAGGCCACACCAGGTGAGTATTTTTTGctgtaatatttatttctggatgatttttttcattcGTTTTTCCTGAGGAGAgagccaggggagcagcagtgctggtggctcATGTGCAAAAGCAGGGAAATGTGAAGCCACGTGGTGTCTGTGCCCCTTTCCCCCCAATCTGTTTGGGAAAGTCAGTTTGGATGTGTCAGCACTGGCACACACAGAACAGCCTGGTGAGTGGGTGCTGGCTCCAGCTGGTGCTGTGTGTCACAGGGAGAGACCCTGTGAAAATGTGTTCCCAGCCAGGACCCGAAATCCTGCTCAAAACCAGGGCAATAAATCCAGCAAGGACCTGGTGGGAAATAAggcccagagccccagcagctcaTCTTTCAGGTTCTGGGTATAGAAATCTCATCTTTCTGCACTCAAACAGGACAGGATTTGGAGCTGGCTGCTGTTTTGGTTACTGCAAGGGGGTGATCCCAGgtgggtgcagctctgcaggttttGGCAGTGtctctggcagagcagggtgctgtgcctgctgccctgagctgtgctggccctggggctgagctggagccgTGTTTGTAGGTCAGGCTGTGCAGAGAAGTgtgtcacagcagagctgcacagagcacagcaaaccacacaaaaacccaacccagaggggtcctgtgctgggagaggcagaTGGCAGAGAATTCCAGAAGGTTTACTGCCACTTCTCAGGATGTTTTGTTTGTGGAAGGGCAGGGTGATGAAGGTACAAAGCTGTAGTGATTTTCTCAGCCTAGAACTGATCCAAGGGTCCCCAGCAGCTGATTCTGGGCCTGGAATCCCTGCCTGAGGCTGACCCAGAGAGTCTCTCACTTGCACAGGGGAGCAAAAATAGAGAAGCCACCAAAATGCCAGAATGGCAGAGATGATTCAGCTCTTGcctttctatttctctttcatttcagcAGTATTGGAAAATACGTGCTGGCAATGGCAGCCTCCATTCCAGCTTCACGTGAGGGTTCTCTGGCTGCTCTCAGGAACTATTTACCCTGAAATGAATGAGAATcatggaacagggacagggcagcagggcactggctcctgccttcctttggGCACTGGCTGGCACATTCCTGGTGGTGACAGCCAgtccttccctgggctgcagggtaAACCTACAAAAGGATTTGCAGGATAAACCTACGAAAGGATTTTCATGTCCAGAAAATATCCATCGTTTCATATGCAGAAAGGAGATGTCAGCTTTATTCTGAGAGACGTGGAGCAGGTCAGGCTGAATCCAGAGAGCAGATGtggcactgctccagcagaaCCTCTCCCCATGTGCAGCACCCAGGGGCAAGGATTCCGATCTGGAGTAGAGGGTCTGTGTTTTAGCACCAAACTTCTCTGATTCTGTTGTATTAAAAACATGTGATTGCTTTGGGGGCAGAGTTAACACCTGCGAACATCGTGGCTCAGATGTCAGAGGCTCGACCCCCAAACCACCGGAAAGATTCGTGACAGGTGAAAACATGAAGCTTAGCCCTCTCCCCACGCTTGCTCTTCCTTTTCAGGCTCAGATATCAGAGCCTTGAACCCCAAACCACCAGAAAAATTCGTGACTTAGGTGAAAACACGAAGGGACTCAGCCTTTCCTCTGACCTTTAACTGGCTGCCAGTCCTTGGCGTCCCGCCTCAGGGGACACAGTGGCACATgtgtcacctctgctgctcttttcagATGGAGATGAAGGTGTTGCTGGGCCTGACCCTGCTGCTGACATGTCTGGGTAAGCTTTACATTTTATTCCCCTCTGCTTTCCCCTCTGCCTTTGCTCTAAGAGCCATCAGTGTCTCTCCTCCTGTGGGAAGCCcgtggagctgctcctctcctgggtGCCAGACTCTCCTCTGGCCCTGCATGTGCTGCATCCCCCCTTCCTGCAGATCTCCCCTATAAACAGGCTGCAAACTgcatccctggatgtgtcctGTATGGAGGCTCCAAGGCTTTGAACGAAGCAGAACTGCTTCACCAAGGTTAAACACAGGGAGAGGTTTCCAAGGTATTGATTTTGGCTCTGCTCGAGGCAGGCAGCTCCCTTGGTCTTCTCCGCTGGCAAATATTTGTcatttccagctcctcagctggtCAGGACCAACAGAACTAGTTTGGGAAGCTGCAGCACTTTGCATTCATTATTCACAGGGTTTCAAACAAACACTTGGTGCTTGGCCAGGGCCCGGCCCTGGGTGGTTGTGGACAGGCTGAGCAGAGTGGCTCGGCCACGAGGACGAGCCTACCTGTCTGAGCAGCTCCCGCTGAATCAGCTCAGCAAACAGAGCCTCAGCGTCCCTTGCAGTGCCACTGCAGGctgaggcaggcagggctgacGGGCTCCAGTGACATTTTCTGCCCCACTCACTTCAGAGAACCTTTTAGTTCGGAGAAGAGCTTTAACCTCCTTCCTGCCACAGGTTTCAGCAGCCCGGTGAGCTGGTGGGGTTGTCAGCTCTGTGCTCTTTGATGTACCcctggtttgcttttttcccacTGTCCAGCTTCCCTAGAAACCCCAAGCTGTGGTTATGTGGCCAGACGAGTACAAGCCCAAGTCTGGAGCCTGTGAGCAAAGGGGAAGGAAGCCAAATGGGCAGTGAGGGAGGAACTGAAATTCATGCGAAGCGCTTGAATTGCCCCTGGCCTGGTAGAGATGAGAGCAGCACAGGTTCTCCCAGCCAGTGactcagagcacagccctgcaggagctgcaggcttTGGCTCCGAGGCGTggagggcaggggctgtgcttcCCAAGTCCCCTTCGGCTGGATCACAGGAGCAGCCCTTGGTGTGGCGGCGGGAGGATGAGCTGCCCCACATCCCGGGCAGGGCTCAGGCACGGGCTTGGCCTCTGCACTGGTCAGGGCCGTGAGCCCCGGGCTTCCCCAGAGAGGAGACAGCGATGGAGACAGGCAGGCTGGCCCTGGCCGTGCTCCCTGGGCtcatcctgctgtccctgtccccggcAGAGCggtgcagctgggctgcaggggtgtTCATGGAGCCCCAGCTCCGAGCTAGGGCCGGAGACTCGGTGCTGCTGCGCTGCCTCTTCCTAGACCCCGACGGCAAGGGGGGCACCCTGCACAAAGTGGACTGGCTGCGCAAGGCAGGAGATGGCACTCAGGTGGGTCGGGACAGGGgtgccaggggaggggacacggggctggtggcagggcagggagggtgagggagctgtggggaggctctggggatgcagccctggagaggctctggggaagcagccctggagaggctgtggggaTGCAGCCCTGGAGAGGATGTGAGGATGCAACCCTGGAGAGGATGTGGGgaagcagccctggagaggctgtggggatgcagccctggagaggctgtggggaTGCAGCCCTGGAGAGGATGTGAGGATGTAGCCCTGGAGAGGATGTGAGGATGCAACCCTGGAGAGGATGTGGGgaagcagccctggagaggctgtggggatgcagccctggagaggctgtggggaTGCAGCCCTGGAGAGGATGTGAGGATGTAGCCCTGGAGAGGATGTGAGGATGCAACCCTGGAGAGGATGTGGGgaagcagccctggagaggctgtggggatgcagccctggagaggctctggggaagcagccctggagaggaTGTGGGgaagcagccctggagaggctctggggaagcagccctggagaggaTGTGGGgaagcagccctggagaggctctggggaagcagccctggagaggctgtggggaTGCAGCCCTGGAAAGGCCATGGGGAAGCAACcgtggggaggctctggggatGCAGCCATGGAGAGGATGTGGGGAAGCCCATCACTTGTGACCAGGCCATGAGGAGAGGAAGTTTCCATGAGAAAAAGAAGGGTCCCCATGCAGGGGCAGGACCCGCAGCACcggagctctgggtgctgcatCCTGCGGCTTTCCCTGAgagagccaggctctgtgcGAGGAGAACAGCCCATGGGACAGGGAGAAGTGAGCACTGAGAGCTCCTGAGGAGGGACAGCACCTGACATCCTCCACCTGACGCCGTGTGTGCCCTGGCAGGAGGAGATGGTGTTTTACTACTACAGCAGGCACGGCGTGCCCGTGGGGCGCTTCAAGAGCCGGGCGCAGTGGCAGGGGGACGTGTCCCGCCGGGACGGCTCCATCCGCCTGCACGACCTGCGGCTCAACGACAGCGGCACCTACGAGTGCGAGCTGCGGCTGCTGGAGGACAGCAGCATCTTCAGGAGCCAGACGGAGCTGCTGGTCAGCTTGGAGCCCAGAGGTGCGTGCCCTGAGCCCGCAGCCTCCCCCGCCGCTCCGGGGGTCCCCGCGGTGCCATGCCCTGCCTCGGTTCTCCCCGGCAGGACGAGGAGCAGCGGGTCCCGAGGATGCTGCGCTCCCCAGAGACTCCGGGTTGTGGCCGGCCGTGgtgggctgtggctgtgtggcCGTGGTGGTGGCGTTCCTGGCCGGGCTGTGCGTGAGGAAGAGGTACCGGCGCTGGTTCTGAGTTTGCGGGGGTGAGGAAGcggctccctgcagccctgcctggccaaGCTTTGCGCTGGGGGTCTCAGGTGCGAGGGCTCAGCTCCGCAGGTGTTGGGgtgcagcctcctgctgccatcTAGTGTCACCCTGCCCCGGCCGGTGTCCCCTGGGCTCCCAaagctcctgggctgtgccagcagcggGGATAGCCTGGCCCAGGCATGTGCAAAGGGGTGTCAGTGTCCCgggagagggatggggggacaggaggagTGGGTGATGCTCCTCCCggaggtgacactgctgctgctgccttcctttGAGGTTTGCAAACATCACAGCCCTGGAGACGATGGGGAAGAGCAGCGACAAGAGCAAAGCAGAGGTgagagctgaggctggaggggtctctggggctGGGTGTTGGGCTGGGGAGGCCGAGGGAGGGGATCCCACACTCCAGGCACGAGGGGCCATttgctgggcagctgcagccatggC harbors:
- the LOC117008052 gene encoding junctional adhesion molecule-like isoform X1, which translates into the protein MCHLCCSFQMEMKVLLGLTLLLTCLERCSWAAGVFMEPQLRARAGDSVLLRCLFLDPDGKGGTLHKVDWLRKAGDGTQEEMVFYYYSRHGVPVGRFKSRAQWQGDVSRRDGSIRLHDLRLNDSGTYECELRLLEDSSIFRSQTELLVSLEPRGRGAAGPEDAALPRDSGLWPAVVGCGCVAVVVAFLAGLCVRKRFANITALETMGKSSDKSKAEEAIYSSIPGAEVPKAEQEAKKKRRAEDSTYITMHPSHCRDNGVYVELAKRTIPTEWMAEGTQGDGQSQEPHSRPEEALPRPPEWQK
- the LOC117008052 gene encoding junctional adhesion molecule-like isoform X2; translation: MEMKVLLGLTLLLTCLERCSWAAGVFMEPQLRARAGDSVLLRCLFLDPDGKGGTLHKVDWLRKAGDGTQEEMVFYYYSRHGVPVGRFKSRAQWQGDVSRRDGSIRLHDLRLNDSGTYECELRLLEDSSIFRSQTELLVSLEPRGRGAAGPEDAALPRDSGLWPAVVGCGCVAVVVAFLAGLCVRKRFANITALETMGKSSDKSKAEEAIYSSIPGAEVPKAEQEAKKKRRAEDSTYITMHPSHCRDNGVYVELAKRTIPTEWMAEGTQGDGQSQEPHSRPEEALPRPPEWQK